In Schistocerca piceifrons isolate TAMUIC-IGC-003096 chromosome 9, iqSchPice1.1, whole genome shotgun sequence, the following proteins share a genomic window:
- the LOC124716876 gene encoding F-box/LRR-repeat protein 7-like, which yields MAGIEDLPDEMLLSIFSFLPASDLVQCAAVCQQFHSIVSGYTHLWKGKTYITLTRPADLHREHVALRALPLLREVSVEVENRFAVCVVFPRLVLSIADLGALERCPRLRCLCLSTRLNIAEHIMSSGSTIDFALLEKLEIVKTRPLDCRGPDFADADFLVSSALELCPNLTQLFVCAEILSAGLLEESAGIVRLRALGIECPTLERLSFLRRCSDALEELRLEGCAALQMGEVAELRHLRRLRRLRLHGCRVAEADMRLVVAALESLESLHLDQFHLVRDLSFLQPCGRLREVGVRFPPLEPPAHANGRVVRAPLYHITDELSSALLRLEGLGYERRCLDYLRPLLQCLQLRRVCLCFQWRSSRVAVSSQLVKINLRHPKERRRGSKY from the coding sequence ATGGCTGGGATCGAAGACCTACCAGACGAGATGCTGCTCTCAATCTTTTCCTTCCTGCCAGCCTCAGATTTGGTCCAGTGCGCTGCAGTGTGCCAGCAGTTCCACAGCATTGTGTCGGGGTACACCCACCTGTGGAAAGGAAAGACCTACATCACCCTCACGAGACCGGCGGATCTCCACAGGGAGCACGTAGCCCTACGCGCTCTGCCGCTGCTGCGGGAAGTCTCCGTCGAAGTGGAGAACCGATTTGCGGTGTGCGTCGTGTTCCCGCGCCTGGTTCTGTCAATAGCAGACCTAGGAGCCCTGGAGCGCTGTCCGAGGCTGAGGTGCCTCTGTCTGTCGACTAGACTCAACATCGCAGAGCACATTATGTCGTCTGGCTCAACTATCGATTTCGCGTTGCTCGAGAAGCTGGAGATCGTCAAGACGCGGCCGCTCGACTGCCGGGGTCCGGACTTCGCTGACGCAGATTTCTTGGTCAGCTCCGCCCTCGAGCTGTGCCCGAACCTCACGCAGCTCTTCGTGTGTGCGGAGATCCTGTCGGCGGGCCTCCTGGAGGAGTCGGCCGGGATCGTCCGGCTGCGGGCGCTGGGAATCGAGTGCCCCACATTGGAGAGACTGTCGTTCTTGCGGCGCTGCTCGGACGCGCTGGAGGAGCTGCGACTGGAAGGCTGCGCCGCCCTGCAGATGGGGGAGGTCGCGGAGCTGCGCCACCTGCGGAGGCTGCGCCGGCTACGGTTGCACGGCTGCCGGGTGGCCGAGGCCGACATGCGGCTGGTGGTGGCCGCGCTGGAGAGCCTCGAGTCGCTGCACCTGGACCAGTTCCACCTCGTCCGGGACCTGTCCTTCCTCCAGCCCTGCGGCCGGCTCAGGGAGGTCGGTGTCAGGTTCCCGCCGCTGGAACCGCCCGCCCACGCCAACGGCCGCGTGGTCCGCGCGCCCCTCTACCATATCACGGACGAGCTGTCCAGCGCTCTGCTGCGGCTGGAGGGCCTGGGCTACGAACGCCGCTGCCTGGACTACCTGCGCCCCCTGCTCCAGTGCCTCCAGCTGCGCCGCGTCTGCCTCTGCTTCCAGTGGAGGTCCAGTCGTGTGGCGGTGTCCAGCCAGTTGGTCAAAATAAACTTGCGACATCCCAAAGAAAGACGACGGGGAAGTAAATATTAA